One genomic region from Longimicrobium sp. encodes:
- a CDS encoding metal-dependent hydrolase produces MARLTWHGHSCFTLETGDGTRIMIDPWLDENPTADIKAADVDKLDYILVSHGHFDHFADCIPLAKRTGATVISTFELVSFCQQEGVKNGHGMNIGGAYLFPFGRVKLTPAVHTGSIAGDKEGAFTTDCCGFLISLDGGPSIYHAGDTALITDMQLLQGRVDLAILPIGDNFTMGPEDAARAVEMIQPETVIPMHYNTFEVINQNPESFREMVGEAARVEILEPGGSYEL; encoded by the coding sequence ATGGCACGCCTTACCTGGCACGGACACTCCTGCTTTACGCTGGAGACCGGCGACGGCACGCGGATCATGATCGATCCGTGGCTCGATGAAAATCCCACCGCCGACATCAAGGCGGCGGACGTGGACAAGCTGGATTACATCCTGGTGTCGCACGGGCACTTCGACCACTTCGCCGACTGCATTCCGCTGGCGAAGCGCACGGGGGCCACGGTGATCTCCACCTTCGAGCTGGTGTCGTTCTGCCAGCAGGAGGGGGTCAAGAACGGCCACGGGATGAACATCGGCGGGGCGTACCTCTTTCCCTTCGGCCGCGTGAAGCTGACCCCGGCGGTGCACACCGGCAGCATCGCCGGCGACAAGGAAGGCGCGTTCACCACCGACTGCTGCGGCTTCCTGATCAGCCTGGATGGCGGGCCCAGCATCTACCACGCGGGCGACACGGCGCTGATCACCGACATGCAGCTGCTGCAGGGCCGCGTGGACCTGGCCATCCTGCCCATCGGCGACAACTTCACCATGGGGCCGGAAGATGCCGCACGCGCCGTGGAGATGATCCAGCCGGAAACCGTCATCCCCATGCACTACAACACCTTCGAGGTCATCAACCAGAACCCCGAGAGCTTCCGGGAGATGGTGGGCGAGGCCGCGCGCGTCGAGATCCTGGAGCCGGGCGGCAGCTACGAACTCTGA